AATATTCGTCTTGAGCCAGATTTTCATCATCACTCAGCCGCCGCTGCAAATAGCGATGGCAAATTTCTTCTGCGGCATTTCGATCGTTAATGCCACGAATTTTGACGATGAAGCTGCCTTTTCTGGCGCGCACTCGCTCGATGACGATTCTTTCTCTTGAATCCTGATCATCGGAAAGGAAAAACTCCATCGGACGCATAAACTGTTCCGGATCATCAGTAATGGGAAAAACAGCTACTTCTCCTTTGATGCCATGCGCCCTGCTAACGTACCCGA
This genomic interval from Calditrichota bacterium contains the following:
- the rimM gene encoding 16S rRNA processing protein RimM, whose protein sequence is MKPRPEFVSIGYVSRAHGIKGEVAVFPITDDPEQFMRPMEFFLSDDQDSRERIVIERVRARKGSFIVKIRGINDRNAAEEICHRYLQRRLSDDENLAQDEYFIFDLIGLTVKTIDGVDLGIIADVLVLPANDVYVVRKNSREILIPVIKSVVKRVDLENEVVYIEPMEGLLS